One window from the genome of Pararhizobium gei encodes:
- a CDS encoding TerB family tellurite resistance protein gives MFAALKSKLSGNLNKYSGRKDFLEAVCAASALVAAADGDVSDAEVDQTVKAISSNANLSAAFKGAEIERTADVMLKRAQGGRVGRSGLYTEIEQIASDHDMAETVLLSALDVADHGGIDAKEKEVLGKIASKLGLNLANYDV, from the coding sequence ATGTTTGCCGCGCTGAAATCAAAACTGTCTGGAAATCTCAACAAGTATTCCGGACGCAAGGACTTCCTTGAAGCCGTTTGCGCCGCGTCCGCACTGGTCGCCGCCGCCGATGGCGATGTCTCCGACGCCGAAGTCGATCAGACCGTCAAGGCCATCTCTTCCAACGCCAACCTGTCTGCGGCCTTCAAGGGCGCCGAAATCGAGCGCACTGCCGATGTCATGCTGAAGCGTGCCCAGGGAGGCCGTGTTGGCCGCTCCGGTCTCTACACCGAAATCGAGCAGATCGCGTCCGATCACGACATGGCGGAAACAGTCCTGCTTTCGGCGCTGGACGTGGCCGACCATGGCGGCATCGACGCCAAGGAAAAGGAAGTCCTCGGCAAGATCGCGTCGAAGCTCGGCCTCAATCTGGCGAACTACGATGTCTGA
- a CDS encoding XRE family transcriptional regulator: protein MSLGARVKAKRLEMGWSQMDLARRVGVSQQAINNLEGGQTNKSRYIAELARALDTTVDYLLDGDSSVPKQAASVEPTIIHFNDLPKDVPVLGQTVGGDDGNFFFNGQTIDYFRRPPGAANMRDIYGLFVTGTSMWPRFEDGEPIYASPSRLPAIGDYVVIQLRQRDEGSAPDSYIKRLVRRNGSKIIVEQFNPAKTIEYERDDIVSMHRVVPLIELIGI from the coding sequence ATGTCACTTGGCGCAAGAGTGAAAGCAAAACGTTTGGAAATGGGGTGGTCGCAAATGGACCTCGCCCGGCGCGTCGGCGTAAGCCAGCAGGCCATCAACAACCTTGAAGGCGGACAGACAAACAAATCGCGCTATATTGCTGAACTGGCAAGGGCGCTGGATACGACAGTTGACTATCTGCTCGATGGCGATAGTTCTGTTCCGAAACAAGCAGCAAGTGTCGAGCCGACCATCATTCACTTCAATGACCTGCCGAAAGACGTGCCAGTCTTAGGTCAGACTGTCGGCGGCGACGACGGTAACTTTTTCTTCAACGGGCAAACGATAGACTACTTCCGGAGACCACCGGGAGCCGCGAACATGCGCGACATTTATGGATTGTTCGTGACCGGCACCAGCATGTGGCCTCGGTTTGAAGATGGTGAACCGATCTATGCGAGCCCGTCCCGCCTGCCCGCGATCGGTGATTACGTCGTCATCCAGCTTCGCCAGCGCGACGAGGGTTCAGCACCGGACAGCTACATAAAGCGCCTGGTTCGCCGCAACGGAAGCAAAATAATTGTCGAGCAGTTCAACCCGGCAAAAACAATTGAATATGAACGGGATGACATCGTTTCCATGCACCGAGTTGTGCCTCTTATTGAGCTGATCGGCATCTAA
- a CDS encoding helix-turn-helix domain-containing protein, which translates to MKHEALNKALEAAGGQTALAALLEVSQQRVWGWVHKSSKGLPAEYVLAVEKATGVSRHDLRPDVYPLEMSA; encoded by the coding sequence ATGAAACACGAAGCACTTAACAAGGCCTTAGAGGCCGCTGGCGGTCAAACCGCCCTTGCAGCACTTTTGGAAGTCTCTCAACAGCGCGTTTGGGGGTGGGTTCACAAAAGCAGCAAGGGCCTTCCTGCAGAGTATGTCCTCGCAGTTGAAAAGGCGACGGGGGTCTCTCGTCACGACCTGCGGCCTGACGTCTATCCTCTGGAGATGTCCGCGTGA
- a CDS encoding ParB/RepB/Spo0J family partition protein, which yields MTGTPRSTEFVDINVVEIHDRLRAVNDADVKRVAESMASIGQRTPISVRYYEARPEGFPPSDMSDAMVLWTGATRLAAAKLLDWEKIECFVYDGGEDIDARLWEIAENLHRSELTALERDEHVALWVVLNEERISAQVAPKMDRGRPEGGINAASRELGIERTDAQRAVKVASLSDEAKQAAKEAGLEDNRTALLEAAKHTDAAAQVKALQDRQAKQAEDKAQREINDAHRQTIKDALPQAIKDRADYAKTTAVPTYDGLTADQRIAELEEQVRVLEADYAAAIAEIKTFSEMRAEYELGGFEKVIAGKDETIRGLRTRVSSESEEKARNFRAMEYWKKQAQLLGWRSNRAESETGPSETEQFNQIDGAAEE from the coding sequence ATGACCGGAACTCCCCGTTCAACCGAATTTGTCGATATCAATGTCGTCGAGATCCATGACCGTCTCCGGGCGGTTAACGACGCAGACGTCAAGCGCGTCGCAGAGTCCATGGCCTCGATAGGCCAACGGACGCCGATTTCCGTGAGATACTATGAGGCGAGGCCGGAAGGGTTCCCGCCTTCCGATATGTCCGACGCCATGGTTCTCTGGACAGGCGCTACCCGTCTGGCGGCTGCGAAGCTTCTTGATTGGGAGAAGATCGAATGCTTCGTCTACGACGGGGGAGAAGACATCGACGCCCGGTTGTGGGAGATCGCTGAGAACCTCCACCGCTCGGAACTGACGGCACTCGAACGTGATGAGCACGTTGCCCTTTGGGTGGTGCTGAACGAGGAACGAATTTCGGCGCAGGTTGCGCCGAAAATGGATAGGGGCCGGCCCGAAGGCGGCATCAATGCGGCCTCCCGAGAACTTGGCATCGAGCGCACCGATGCGCAACGCGCCGTTAAGGTCGCTTCTCTTTCTGACGAGGCAAAGCAGGCGGCGAAGGAGGCTGGCCTTGAAGATAATCGCACTGCGCTCCTCGAAGCCGCAAAACATACCGATGCCGCTGCGCAGGTAAAAGCCTTGCAAGACCGGCAGGCCAAGCAGGCAGAAGACAAAGCACAGCGAGAGATCAACGATGCCCACAGGCAAACTATCAAGGATGCTCTTCCGCAGGCGATCAAGGATCGTGCGGATTATGCCAAAACGACTGCCGTGCCGACATATGACGGTCTGACGGCCGACCAGCGCATAGCCGAATTGGAAGAGCAAGTCCGCGTTCTCGAGGCGGACTACGCCGCGGCCATTGCCGAGATCAAGACGTTCTCTGAAATGCGGGCCGAATACGAGCTTGGTGGTTTCGAAAAAGTCATTGCTGGCAAGGACGAAACCATCCGGGGTTTGCGCACAAGAGTGTCCAGCGAAAGCGAGGAGAAGGCCCGCAACTTCCGCGCCATGGAATACTGGAAAAAGCAGGCGCAGCTTTTGGGGTGGAGGTCCAACCGCGCCGAGTCCGAAACCGGCCCATCCGAGACTGAGCAGTTCAATCAGATCGATGGTGCGGCCGAAGAATGA
- a CDS encoding DEAD/DEAH box helicase, which produces MSIIESQLQLYDFQVDAVEKLRGSFASGMRKVILAAPTGFGKTEVGIDIITRNQLKGSSAWFIVDRVTLVGQTSDRFHSYGIRHGVIQGKHDLTDYNRPVQIVSAQTLARRTMIDLPDLIIVDEAHCRYQSVIDLIAEASHSRVIGLTATPFSAGMAEDWDGVVNGTTVNELLRRGYLTPLKIKACVTPDMRNAKKKFDGEYDEEDAGQRGIIIVGDVVATWIEQTAKFFGGPVKTIVFSPSVKHGEELCRQFAEAGFNFQQISYLDKSDADRDAKIREFRKPDSVIDGLVSCAILTKGFDVKDVLCGVSCRPYAKSFSSHIQELGRVMRVAPGKEFGLWLDHSGNCVSFADDTAWLYEYGVESLSAAQRKDSEAREPTEKKKQEYFCGQCGLQIAPAAMACVACGWQRPAYGAIEVVEGSLIDVDLSAKVSFKPRSGLRAACLGDPKAVWNASLAYCMSNTRKGEDVARKWALGVWRGIYPDSRLPTGLYDVQCRPNDVEPNAWSLIEREVQRFRKNSARKAA; this is translated from the coding sequence ATGAGCATCATCGAAAGCCAACTGCAGCTTTATGATTTTCAGGTCGATGCCGTCGAAAAGCTTCGCGGCTCGTTTGCCTCCGGTATGCGCAAGGTCATTCTTGCAGCGCCGACCGGCTTCGGAAAGACGGAAGTCGGCATTGACATCATCACGCGAAATCAACTGAAGGGTTCGTCGGCCTGGTTCATTGTCGATCGCGTGACGCTGGTCGGACAGACGAGCGACCGCTTTCATTCCTACGGCATCCGGCATGGCGTCATTCAGGGCAAACACGATCTGACCGACTATAACCGGCCGGTGCAGATCGTCAGCGCTCAAACGCTGGCCCGACGGACGATGATCGACCTGCCGGACCTGATCATCGTTGACGAGGCGCATTGCCGTTATCAGTCCGTCATCGACCTGATCGCAGAGGCTTCCCATTCCCGCGTCATTGGACTGACGGCCACACCGTTTTCGGCGGGCATGGCGGAGGACTGGGATGGTGTCGTCAACGGCACGACTGTCAACGAGCTGCTGCGGCGTGGCTATCTGACGCCCCTCAAGATCAAAGCTTGCGTCACGCCGGACATGAGGAACGCCAAAAAGAAATTCGACGGCGAATATGACGAGGAAGACGCGGGCCAGCGCGGCATCATCATTGTTGGCGATGTCGTCGCGACATGGATTGAGCAAACGGCAAAATTCTTTGGCGGGCCGGTCAAGACCATCGTGTTTTCACCGTCGGTCAAGCATGGTGAGGAGCTTTGCCGCCAGTTCGCGGAGGCGGGCTTCAATTTCCAGCAGATCAGCTATCTGGATAAATCCGACGCCGACCGCGACGCAAAAATCCGAGAGTTTCGCAAACCGGACAGCGTGATAGACGGCCTGGTATCCTGCGCGATCCTCACCAAAGGTTTTGACGTCAAGGACGTTCTCTGCGGCGTTTCCTGCCGGCCCTACGCGAAATCCTTCAGTTCACACATTCAGGAACTGGGCCGCGTAATGCGCGTGGCGCCAGGGAAAGAGTTCGGCTTGTGGCTCGATCACTCCGGCAATTGCGTTTCCTTCGCGGATGATACCGCATGGCTGTACGAATATGGCGTCGAAAGCCTGTCTGCTGCGCAGCGCAAGGACAGCGAAGCGCGGGAACCGACCGAAAAGAAAAAGCAGGAATATTTCTGCGGCCAATGCGGACTTCAGATTGCCCCCGCTGCAATGGCCTGTGTCGCATGTGGATGGCAGCGCCCGGCCTATGGCGCAATCGAGGTTGTCGAGGGCAGCCTTATCGATGTCGATCTTTCCGCCAAGGTTTCATTCAAACCGCGTTCGGGCCTTCGCGCCGCGTGTCTCGGTGACCCGAAGGCCGTCTGGAACGCCTCGCTCGCCTACTGCATGTCGAATACCCGCAAGGGTGAGGATGTGGCCCGGAAGTGGGCGCTGGGAGTCTGGCGCGGCATCTATCCCGACAGCAGACTTCCCACAGGCCTCTACGATGTGCAGTGCCGCCCGAATGATGTCGAACCGAACGCATGGAGCCTGATCGAGCGTGAAGTTCAACGCTTCCGCAAGAATTCCGCGAGGAAGGCAGCATGA
- a CDS encoding toprim domain-containing protein yields MTEEEAISKACADVGIIAPKGRAAGRWLKTDTLSGRNGKGDGRVMINDACVTGFNWQTGETVTVWLQDQKSPVVRRQMREQIAKHGAEQKKRADRAAKIAGALVAVAVQQTHSYLEGKGFPDEKVLVVGADAVAEIAGRYLVPDGGKSAIVVPARVGTDIRNAQLIWECGEKKFLYGGQMEGASHRISTGRDCWHCEGLSTGLSLRAAFQALRANVTILCCFSASNVEAVTRFPSGRPFIATDNDKPLPQYDGMGAGEYFAKRSGVPFLMPPQIGDDFNDLHQREGVFVVQRLICDFLKGIRT; encoded by the coding sequence ATGACGGAAGAGGAGGCAATCAGCAAGGCATGCGCGGATGTAGGTATCATCGCCCCAAAGGGCCGCGCCGCCGGCCGCTGGCTGAAGACGGATACCTTGTCCGGCCGCAATGGCAAGGGCGATGGCCGCGTTATGATCAACGACGCCTGTGTGACCGGCTTCAATTGGCAAACAGGCGAGACGGTCACCGTATGGCTTCAGGATCAGAAATCGCCGGTCGTTCGCCGGCAGATGCGCGAACAGATCGCCAAGCATGGTGCCGAGCAGAAAAAGCGGGCGGATCGGGCCGCGAAAATCGCAGGAGCGCTTGTCGCTGTCGCCGTCCAGCAGACGCATTCCTATCTCGAAGGAAAAGGTTTCCCTGACGAGAAAGTGCTCGTCGTCGGTGCCGACGCTGTAGCGGAGATTGCCGGGCGATATCTGGTCCCCGACGGCGGCAAGAGCGCCATTGTCGTGCCCGCGCGTGTCGGCACCGATATTCGCAACGCGCAACTCATCTGGGAATGCGGCGAAAAGAAATTCCTTTACGGCGGCCAAATGGAGGGCGCCAGCCACCGGATTTCCACCGGGCGTGACTGTTGGCACTGCGAGGGGCTTTCAACCGGCCTTTCTCTTCGCGCCGCCTTCCAAGCCCTCAGGGCGAACGTAACGATCCTGTGCTGCTTCTCTGCAAGCAATGTCGAGGCCGTCACCCGCTTTCCATCCGGGCGGCCATTCATAGCCACCGACAACGACAAGCCGCTTCCGCAATACGACGGAATGGGTGCGGGCGAATACTTCGCCAAGCGCAGCGGTGTCCCCTTCCTGATGCCGCCACAGATTGGCGACGACTTCAATGACCTCCATCAGCGCGAGGGCGTCTTTGTCGTCCAGCGCCTGATCTGCGATTTCCTGAAAGGCATTCGAACATGA
- a CDS encoding helix-turn-helix domain-containing protein, with protein sequence MIERDGFFSIPLLPAEMREQKQRLPEDKSEWPKRFLEEYRRLHAAFTAGKGTFVAWARKDRDPRMTRTAKLVLAYLVDCLNFNTGRCDPSQRTIADEIGVSVRTVERAIKQVMEAGWMDVSRRGKTVTNFYRFRVPKAKIDALIGAADVLRQLRIEARNTRLSLNSDPSPMSDHPASDPTPVTAHDPTSMTVRDPTPVTGKPMKRTFEDEPLNEKVTSVEKVMEDTGGDPFLPYDRHVSPNEGRFFLTELGVARSDMDDCLRRLLGGNLTPYDIEMTRQKRGAA encoded by the coding sequence ATGATCGAGCGTGACGGCTTCTTTTCCATACCGTTGCTGCCGGCAGAAATGCGCGAGCAGAAGCAGCGACTTCCTGAAGACAAAAGCGAGTGGCCGAAGAGGTTTCTGGAGGAATACCGGCGATTGCACGCTGCGTTCACCGCCGGGAAGGGCACCTTCGTTGCGTGGGCTAGAAAGGACAGAGACCCGCGGATGACGCGGACGGCCAAGCTGGTTCTTGCCTATCTCGTGGACTGCTTGAATTTCAATACCGGGCGCTGTGATCCGTCGCAACGAACGATCGCAGACGAAATCGGTGTGAGCGTCCGAACAGTCGAGCGTGCCATCAAGCAGGTCATGGAAGCCGGCTGGATGGACGTATCGAGACGGGGAAAGACTGTCACGAATTTCTATCGGTTTCGGGTTCCGAAGGCCAAGATCGATGCCCTTATTGGGGCCGCTGACGTCCTCCGGCAGTTGCGGATCGAGGCGCGAAACACCCGTCTCTCCCTCAATAGTGACCCGTCACCAATGTCGGATCACCCGGCAAGTGACCCGACACCAGTGACGGCTCATGATCCGACATCCATGACGGTTCGTGACCCGACACCAGTGACGGGTAAACCTATGAAGAGAACCTTTGAAGATGAACCTCTGAACGAGAAGGTAACATCCGTAGAAAAGGTAATGGAGGATACAGGGGGTGACCCCTTCCTTCCTTACGACCGGCATGTCTCTCCGAATGAGGGGCGCTTCTTCCTGACTGAGCTTGGTGTTGCCCGTTCCGACATGGACGACTGCCTGCGTCGGCTTCTCGGCGGCAATCTCACTCCCTACGACATCGAAATGACGCGGCAGAAGCGAGGTGCGGCATGA